The following coding sequences are from one Diabrotica virgifera virgifera chromosome 2, PGI_DIABVI_V3a window:
- the LOC114335740 gene encoding putative sodium-coupled neutral amino acid transporter 10 yields MCENIKFNMEILSGHVMNLANSIIGVSVLAMPYCFKQCGIILSILLLMISSVVSRLACHYLLKSAIISRRKTFEFLAFHLFGSIGKLAIEIGMIGFLLGTCIAFFVVMGDLGPLIIAEVTKVNVTSTMRTSILTSLAVFVVLPLGLLRNVHSLISVSKATMMFYCCLVLRIIIEAIPALFEDSWYDKVNFWRPEGLLQCLPIFSMALFCQTQLFEIYDVVPNPTLDKMNILIQHAVNFCTAVYMCVGIFGYIAFVNKPFTGNILLSFEPGFISHLMKVGFIFSVAFSFPLVIFPCRASLYSCLYKEGYSVHEGSINYIPEGKFKGITILIVGVSLVMGILIPNIELVLGLVGSTIGVMICVLFPVICFICITQKNTNEKIIAQFLLMIGVFVMVVGTYKNLQTVDNLEPIIITVKPIEFDPVKIEDNVNKLPFTVKSEIKPELVTVENNVKEIRHEPPQPIEPIEEEPKKDEKPRSVEEMDKPLKQLETINPADKIEIVAPKASVVNDTKNDQVDIEAIKKEDKEELLEKSNTLKEKDHVDDHKVLIESIKKQNEVQKEIVEQQKELLAVIKKQQKVEEEKKMNEVKQEKMKAVKEIESIALKAIEKISEGEDAKKVVDDVKKGIERSELKEKKIEESLKKDKQEVEDILNRVNDQKDKNKSKELDNKAKVNKEFEKNVENVKQEVQEISSQLNEINKNLKNQQQQPIASNILPPNSPNNEIPLQNLPNTGDRNTEERRDQPQSKDIIPKLIPDSESKIELSKNGSMYLKSGQKDIKIIEETNPSKRLPLPIVSQLNKNINNPLPNIESKEEKNKVLEEDGNNEAQAMRRDILSVSSN; encoded by the coding sequence ATGTGTGAAAACATAAAATTCAATATGGAAATACTTAGTGGACACGTTATGAACCTGGCTAACAGCATTATAGGCGTCAGCGTACTTGCAATGCCTTACTGCTTCAAGCAATGTGGAATAATCCTTTCTATTTTACTCTTGATGATTAGCAGTGTTGTTTCAAGACTGGCCTGCCACTATCTACTCAAATCTGCCATCATTTCAAGAAGAAAAACGTTTGAATTTCTGGCGTTTCATCTATTCGGAAGCATAGGAAAACTGGCTATCGAAATTGGAATGATTGGATTCTTATTGGGCACTTGTATTGCATTTTTTGTTGTGATGGGAGACTTGGGACCTTTAATCATAGCAGAAGTGACAAAAGTAAACGTTACAAGCACCATGCGAACCAGTATTCTGACATCGTTAGCTGTATTTGTTGTGTTACCACTGGGATTGCTGCGTAATGTACATAGTTTAATCAGTGTTTCGAAAGCTACGATGATGTTTTACTGTTGTTTAGTTTTAAGAATAATAATAGAAGCTATTCCAGCCTTATTTGAAGATAGTTGGTACGATAAGGTCAATTTTTGGAGGCCAGAAGGTTTACTTCAGTGTCTTCCGATTTTCTCTATGGCTTTATTTTGTCAAACCCAACTATTTGAAATCTATGATGTAGTCCCTAATCCTactcttgataaaatgaatattTTGATACAACATGCAGTTAATTTTTGTACAGCAGTGTATATGTGTGTTGGCATTTTTGGGTATATAGCATTCGTCAATAAACCATTTACAGGAAATATCCTATTAAGTTTCGAACCAGGATTTATATCTCATCTTATGAAAGTTGGCTTTATTTTTTCAGTTGCGTTTAGTTTTCCACTCGTCATCTTTCCATGTAGAGCTAGTTTGTATTCATGCTTGTATAAGGAAGGATATTCTGTACACGAAGGCAGCATAAATTATATTCCTGAAGGAAAGTTCAAAGGTATTACGATTTTAATAGTGGGTGTTTCACTTGTTATGGGAATCCTTATTCCGAATATTGAATTGGTGTTAGGTTTAGTGGGCTCGACCATAGGAGTTATGATCTGTGTATTATTTCCTGTAATATGTTTTATTTGCATTACTCAGAAGAACACCAATGAAAAGATTATTGCGCAATTTCTACTTATGATTGGAGTTTTCGTAATGGTTGTAGgaacatataaaaatttacaaactgTAGATAATTTAGAACCGATTATAATCACAGTGAAACCAATTGAATTCGACCCTGtaaaaatagaagacaatgttAATAAGCTCCCATTTACTGTGAAGTCAGAGATAAAGCCTGAGTTAGTAACAGTTGAGAATAACGTAAAAGAAATCAGACACGAACCTCCACAACCTATTGAACCCATAGAAGAAGAAcctaaaaaagatgaaaaacctAGAAGCGTTGAAGAAATGGATAAACCTCTAAAGCAGCTAGAAACCATAAATCCCGCTGACAAAATTGAGATAGTAGCTCCTAAAGCCAGTGTAGTCAATGATACTAAAAACGATCAAGTAGATATAGAAGCCATAAAAAAGGAGGACAAAGAGGAGTTACTGGAGAAATCGAATACATTGAAAGAAAAGGATCATGTAGATGACCATAAGGTCTTAATAGAATCTATAAAAAAGCAAAACGAAGTTCAGAAAGAAATTGTGGAGCAACAGAAAGAATTATTGGCAGTTATAAAGAAACAACAGAAAGTTGAAGAAGAAAAGAAGATGAACGAAGTTAAACAGGAGAAAATGAAAGCTGTGAAAGAAATTGAAAGCATTGCTCTTAAAGCTATAGAAAAGATTAGTGAAGGAGAAGATGCTAAAAAAGTAGTTGATGATGTAAAAAAGGGCATAGAACGAAGtgaactaaaagaaaagaaaatagaagaaagTTTGAAAAAGGATAAGCAAGAGGTTGAGGATATTTTAAATAGGGTCAATGAtcaaaaagataaaaataaatcCAAAGAATTAGATAACAAAGCAAAAGTTAACAAAGAGTTTGagaaaaatgttgaaaatgttaaaCAAGAGGTCCAAGAAATAAGTTCCCAGCTGAacgaaataaataaaaacttaaaaaatcagcAACAGCAACCAATTGCTAGCAATATTTTACCACCAAACTCACCTAATAATGAAATTCCGTTACAGAATTTGCCCAATACAGGAGACAGAAATACTGAGGAACGTAGAGATCAACCACAGAGTAAAGACATTATTCCAAAATTAATTCCAGATTCAGAATCTAAGATAGAATTAAGTAAAAATGGATCAATGTATTTAAAATCTGGTCAAAAAGATATAAAAATCATAGAAGAAACCAATCCTTCGAAGCGTCTTCCTTTACCCATAGTATCACAGCtaaataaaaatatcaataatCCCCTACCAAACATAGAATCTAAGGAAGAAAAGAACAAAGTTTTAGAAGAAGACGGTAATAATGAAGCCCAAGCTATGAGAAGAGATATATTAAGTGTGTCTTCTAATTAA